One Frankia alni ACN14a DNA window includes the following coding sequences:
- a CDS encoding LmbU family transcriptional regulator, with protein sequence MQRFANDDTQRGGARSGANYRRSGLSNRADGAQILTTRVGLRIPGALTFERWQDTGSQISRLVDSSAWCLGDWLVYGQKEFSDRYLRAIEVCGLDYQTLRNYAWVARKFDLDRRRETLSFQHHVEVSSLPPHEQDRWLDLADEFNWSRNELRRNIRAHRQPDEKGAARPSGSLPKLTVPAERLLQWRRAADLSGEKFEQWVLRALDEAATASLHESGPAS encoded by the coding sequence ATGCAGCGATTCGCCAATGATGACACGCAGCGCGGAGGTGCGCGCTCCGGCGCGAACTATCGGAGGAGCGGTCTGTCGAATCGCGCAGATGGGGCCCAGATCCTCACCACGCGAGTCGGTCTGCGGATACCAGGCGCGCTCACCTTCGAACGATGGCAGGATACCGGTTCCCAGATCTCCCGTCTAGTCGATTCCTCGGCTTGGTGTCTTGGCGACTGGCTGGTCTACGGCCAGAAAGAGTTTTCGGACCGCTACCTGCGGGCCATCGAGGTCTGCGGCCTCGATTACCAGACCCTTCGTAACTATGCCTGGGTTGCGCGGAAGTTCGATCTTGACCGCCGCCGTGAGACGCTGAGCTTTCAGCATCACGTCGAGGTGAGCTCCCTGCCGCCACACGAGCAGGACAGATGGCTCGATTTGGCCGACGAGTTCAACTGGTCGCGCAACGAGCTTCGTCGAAACATCCGTGCCCACCGCCAGCCCGACGAGAAGGGGGCGGCACGCCCGAGCGGCTCCCTGCCCAAACTCACGGTTCCCGCCGAACGCCTTCTTCAGTGGCGCAGAGCGGCCGATCTCAGCGGAGAGAAGTTCGAGCAGTGGGTACTCCGGGCACTCGATGAGGCGGCCACGGCCAGTCTTCACGAATCGGGCCCGGCCTCCTGA